In the Miscanthus floridulus cultivar M001 unplaced genomic scaffold, ASM1932011v1 os_1198_3, whole genome shotgun sequence genome, one interval contains:
- the LOC136533801 gene encoding E3 ubiquitin-protein ligase SINA-like 10, with the protein MRHLLQQPRAGVPRRRHLLAVRGGSAFVREAKQPCAYEEFGCKSSVVYFEAADHQRACQWAPCSCPDPGCGFFSSPARLADHFAGAHSWPVTEMSYGKPLRVTLPPPQGWHVLVGEEGRRVFLVSACTLGAAAAVSLVCVRANGDAAEGAPQFRCKLWAEAASSKESVAMMMSMVRSSSMSGAGAFSAADQAMFLAMPPEILDDVSGEAPVLMVRIDRAGAAAKSTKHRGALALGGC; encoded by the coding sequence ATGCGGCACCTGCTGCAACAGCCACGAGCAGGTGTGCCGCGGCGCCGCCATCTACTCGCCGTGCGTGGAGGGTCCGCCTTCGTGCGCGAAGCCAAGCAGCCCTGCGCGTACGAGGAGTTCGGGTGCAAGAGCTCCGTGGTGTACTTCGAGGCGGCGGACCACCAGCGCGCGTGCCAGTGGGCGCCCTGCTCGTGCCCGGACCCCGGCTGCGGCTTCTTCAGCTCGCCGGCGAGGCTGGCCGACCACTTCGCTGGCGCCCACTCCTGGCCCGTCACGGAGATGAGCTACGGGAAGCCGCTCAGGGTCACCCTTCCGCCGCCGCAGGGCTGGCACGTGCTGGTGGGCGAGGAGGGCCGGCGCGTGTTCCTGGTGTCCGCGTGCACGCTAGGCGCGGCCGCCGCGGTGTCGCTGGTGTGCGTGAGGGCCAACGGCGACGCGGCGGAGGGGGCGCCCCAGTTCAGGTGCAAGCTCTGGGCGGAGGCCGCCAGCAGCAAGGAGAGCGTGGCAATGATGATGTCCATGGTGCGGAGCAGCAGCATGTCCGGCGCCGGTGCGTTCTCGGCCGCCGACCAGGCCATGTTCCTTGCGATGCCACCGGAGATCCTGGACGACGTGTCCGGCGAGGCGCCCGTCCTCATGGTTCGCATCGACAGAGCAGGCGCTGCTGCCAAGtcgaccaagcaccgaggagctctGGCTCTAGGAGGCTGCTGA